Genomic window (Gimesia sp.):
AGAGCGTGGCAAAGACTTCACCGAAGTGAATCGGCCGGTCTGCTACCTGGGCTCCCAGGCGATCAGTGGCGCCGATGACCTGACCGGTTTTGAATCCGCCGCCGGCAAGCAGGCCAGCTCCAACGGCCGGCCAGTGATCGCGGCCGCCATCTTTGTTGATCTTGGGAGTTCGTCCGAATTCGCCCCAGGCGACCACGGCGACGTCATCGGCCATGCCCCGCTCGTGCAGGTCTTCGATCAGTGTAGCCAGGCCCTGGTCGAATTGTGGCAGGTGGGTATTTTTCAGACCGCCAAAGTTGTTGCTGTGGAAATCCCAGCGACCGAAGTTCAAGGTCACAATCCGGGCACCGGCTTCCACCAGACGGCGGGCCATCAGGAAGTGCTCCAGGTTACGCGGTGCGCCATCGCCGAAGTTTTTGGGATCACCTTTTCCGTAACGCTCCCGGATGGCGGGATCTTCCTGGGAAAGATCGAGGGCGTTGACCAGTCGATTGGAAGTCAGGATATTGAACACCTGCTGGTTCATGTCATCCATACCCTGCATCGAGCCGCTGGCATCGGCATCGCGTTTGAATTGATCGAAGGTGGCCAGCAGTTGCTTACGATCGTTCAGTCGTGCTTCATCAATGCCGTTGAGGACCATGTTTTTCCGCGAGGGACCTGAGGGGCGGAAAGCGGAATGACTGACACCGAGGAATCCGGGAAGCCCCGGAGAGCCGTAAGGGGGATGCCCCGTATCGGGAGCAAGCCCTACGAAGGGAGGGACAGCAGGATCGGCGGCTCCCTGAATCTTGGAAACGACCGAACCGATGGACGGCCATCCGCCCGCCGGCTGGTTCCGAGTCGTACGACCGGTGTAGCAGATGAATGAATCGTGTGCTCCATTAGGAGAACCATAGACCGAACGCAGGGGAATGATCTTCTCGGCGATATTTCCCAGTCGCGGCAGATGTTCACAGATCTGGAAGCCGGGAACGCGGGTGTCGATGGGACGGAACTCGCCACGGATTTCCGCAGGGGCGTCCATCTTCAGGTCGTACATGTCCTGATGCGAAGGTGCGCCGCACATGTAGATCATGATCACGGCTTTATGTCGTTTACTACTGCCTGCTGCGGATTCTGCCTGCAGAAGTTGAGGCAGACTGATGCCACCCAGTCCCAGCGCACCGATCTTCAGGATTTCCCGACGGGAAATACGATCGCAGAGCTTCTTTTCCGGTCCCCAGATAGACAGCATGAAAAATCCTTTCTCAAGGAAGGGCAGGAGTTTAGTGAGGTTATCGGGCATTGCGCCTGGCAGGAGTTATATCAATGATCAAAAAACATTGATATAACAAATTGTAGCACTTCGGGGGGCGGAATTCCAAGCCCAAACTTCAAAACTCGGCTTTCAGATCAGGAAAAATCAGCTGACATTCCAGACCTGGTAAACTGACAAAAGCCTGACAAACAGGAGAGGTTTTAATTGTTTCAAAAGGAATTCGTGCCCTGGGGGGACCAGTTCTTTTGTATTCGTGATTTCCACAATATTTCCCTGCAGAATCTCCTGCTCTGACGTCTGTTTCCGGGCCTGATCTGTAACCAGATCTACTTAGCTGCCTTCAAAATCCTGCGAGCAAACCAGTTAATCCTGTTTTGGGAAATTCGCGGAATAGTGTTCATAATGCCAAAAAAAGATTTGAATTTTTGAAATAGAGTGAGAAAATAAGGGAGATTACTTAATTCTAACTATGTTTAAAAATCGAGGGAAAAGCCGGCGTTTGCTTACTGAATGAGATTCTGATCGCTTTAGTTAGGGAGATCAAAGGTGAATCCAATCAACTCTGATTTTAAGACCAGGCAAGCTTCCTCAAGTGAGTCGAGTGATTCTGAAGGTCCAGTAGAACTGGCTTCTCAACAGACTCCGTTGTTTCAACCTCCTCCCCCTACCAGCGGTGACTCTTCAAAACTGGACCGCTGGCTGATGCGGACCATGCTCGAAAAAGCCGGTAATCCGGAAGTCGAAGTGGTCTTGTGGGATGGGAGTGTCATCACCACGGCGACTTCTCCCGTTTCGGTTCGCGCGCATATTCGCAATCGCAGTACATTGTACAAGCTGCTGTTCGATCCGAGTCTGTATTTCGGGGATGGCTATTCGCTGGGAACCATCGAGGTCGAGGGGGGGCTGGTCGAATTTAATGAGGCGATTGATCAAGGCACTCACAAGATCGATACGCAGGGGTTCTATCGGGATCGGTTTCGCAGAAGTCTGAGCTGGTTGAAGCGGAATACCATAGATGCCGCCCGGCACAATATTCATCACCACTACGATATCGGGAATGACTTTTACCAGCTTTGGCTCGACGAACAGCTGGCCTACACCTGTGCCTATTTTCCTGATCCTGACGCTTCTCTTGAAGCGGCCCAGGTCGCCAAGATGGATCATGTCTGCCGTAAAGTCGGTTTAAAGCCGGGGGGCTCGGTTGTGGAAGCCGGCTGTGGCTGGGGCGCGCTGGCGATTCACATGGCGAAACATTATGGCGTGAGTGTGCGTGCTTTCAATATTTCCCGCGAGCAACTTGCATATGCCCGCGAACGTGCCAGGCGCGAAGGGCTTGAAAAACAGGTTGAATTTGTCGAAGACGACTGGCGGAATATTACGGGTTCTTATGACTCATTCGTCTCGGTCGGCATGCTGGAACATGTCGGCTTGAAGAACTACGAGGAACTGGGCCGCGTGATTGCCCGCTGTCAGCGTCCCCACGGACGCGGTCTGATTCATTCGATCGGCTGTAATTCGCCCCGGGTACTCGACAGCTGGACGACCAAACGGATCTTCCCTGGTGCCCACGTACCCAGTCTGAGTGAGTTCATGAGGATCTTTGAGCCGCAGAAGTTTTCCGTACTCGATGTCGAAAACATCCGGCTGCATTATGCCCGAACGCTGGAGCACTGGCTGGAACGCTATGAGCAGAACATTGACCAGGTCCGCGATATGTTCGATGAAACCTTTATTCGCACCTGGCGACTTTATCTGTCGGCTTCGGTGGCTGCGTTCCGCTCCGGTTCGCTGCAGTTGTTTCAGGTGGTCTTTACGAATGGAGCCAATAACGAAATTCCCTGGACCCGAGCCGGCCTGTATCAGGACCAGCAGTCCGGTTCAGTAGAAGGATAGACCGGTGTCAGAGACAGACAGCTGTGATGTACTGATTGTGGGCGGAGGTCCGGGCGGTTCATCCTGTGCCTGGGGGCTTCGCGAGTCGGGGCTGGATGTGCTGATTCTCGACAAAGCGACATTTCCCCGGGACAAAGTCTGTGCCGGCTGGATCACCCCGGCTGTGGCAGAGCTGCTGGAACTCGATCTGGATGATTATTCTCACGGGCATGTCCTGCAGCCCATCAGTCGCTTTCGTACGGGTCTGATTGGCGGAAGCACGCTGCACACTGAATACCCCGAAACGGTCAGCTATGGGATTCGTCGTTGCGAATTCGATCACTATCTGCTGCAGCGCTGCGGAGCACGGACCCGGCTGGGAGAGTCCTTTCAGTCGCTCGAACGAACAGCGGACGGCTGGCTGGTAAACGGGAATCTTTCTGCGAAAATGGTGGTCGGTGCCGGAGGACATTTCTGTCCGGTGGCCCGCGAAATTAACGACAAACATGCGGGTGATCACTCGGTGGTCCTGGCCCAGGAGACCGAAGTTCAACTCACTCCCGAACAACAGCAGCGGTGCCGCGTTCAGCCCGATACGCCCGAGCTTTATTTCTGTCGCGATTTCAAAGGCTATGCCTGGTGTTTTCTGAAGGATGGTTATCTGAATGTGGGCATCGGTCGTGAGGGAGAAAAGCAACTCTCCACGGCCCGGGATGAGTTCACGGAGTACCTGGATCGGGAACAACGCGTTCCCAGGGACATCCTCGGGAAATTCAAAGGGCACGCCTATCGCCTGTATGGTCTGCAGAAGCGCACGATCATCGACGATGCCCTGCTGCTGATCGGAGATGCCGCCGGCCTGGCGTCACCACAGAGTGGCGAGGGAATTCGTCCGGCCATCGAATCGGGGTTGATGGCGGCAGATGTGCTGCAGAACTGTCAGCCGAATTTTGAGAAAGGGCAGCTGCAGGTCTATCAGGACCGACTGCTGGAACGGTTCGGTCCCTGGCCGGATGAGCCCGCGCACAGCATGCTGCCCGATGTCTTCCGTCAGTTCCTGGGTCGACAATTAATGGGAACCCAGTGGTTTACCCGCAAGGTGCTGCTGGATCGCTGGTTCCTGCAGCAGCATCTTCCCCCACTGGTCCGCAGCTGAGTCAGCGATTTAACTCAGTTGGGACCATTCAAGCTCGATGCCCTGCCCGGTCAGCTTTTGCTGGAAGTCTTCCAGTTGCTGTGGCGTGTTTCTGATCTGGCGTGGTGTCGTGTGACTGGTCAGTGCGTGGGCACACAGGGCACCTGCTGCTTCGCCAATCGACCATTCCACGGGATGCAGACGATAGCAGCCGTTAGAGATATGTGTCGTTCCAATGTTTTTGCAACCCGGGATCAGGTTTTCGACACGTTCTGGAATCAGCGCACCCAGTGGGACCTGGAATGGCACGCTTCCCATGTCGATGTAGTTGTCGCCTCCCGTACTGGGATGCAGATCCAGATGGTAATAGCCAATGCCAACCGAGTCGGCGAAGGGTTTGGCCAGCAGTGGCTTTTGGTCCTTGCCCTGCACTTTGAGACGTTCGTCGTAGGTCAGGTCCTGTTCCTTGATGGTCAGCTCAGCCTTGATGCGGCGGGACTCGCGGATGTAGGGATACTTCGCCAGACCGTCTTCTGTTCCCACAATATCTTTCCGCAGACGCAGGCCCGGCCAGCCTTCTCCGCCATCCGGACGGGGAGCGGAGGTCTGCAGCCAGTAGAGGAGTGACAGGCTGAGTTGTCTGGCGGCGTGGAGCTGTTTCTCCCGCTCTGCCTGAGTAACGTCGGTAATGTTTCCCAGCATATAGTCGTTTTGCGGCCAGTTAACGACGGTGATGTCGCTGACATACGAACCGGGAGTGAAGTTGCTGCGATCGATCATCCGGCGGTAGAGCCAGAGATTGAGTGATTTCGTGCGGGGCGCAGGTCTCTCTTTTCCAGAGGGGACAAACGAGAGCGCTTTGGGTTTGAGCGTACGCGGGTGCGAGTAATTGAGTGAAAGAATCTTGCCGGACCAGGCTGGGTTGAGGGGGGGCACATGGTCTTTCCAGAAATCATACATCGCAGGACGATCGATGGTATGATCTTCCCCTTCCCGATGATCGATGGCGAAGCAGTGCGTGAGCGCCTGGATGTTCTGCTTATTGGCTGTTTCCGGGGCATGCGGTTCGCCGGTTTGAGCCTGCGATTCTGCGCCCAGTACGTATTCGGTTTTCGTCAGTGGGAGCAAGTCCCCTTCTTCGCTGGCATCAACAAAGTAAGTGCCATGAAGTGTGACGGGGTGACCACTTCCTGCGATCTGACAGTCAACGCTTTCAATGCGGTCTCCTGTGCAGGCTGCTGACAACGGTTGAGTGTTGATGAGCAGTGTGAGCTGACCGCTGCTGATCAGTGGTGCCAGCATGGACTGCAGGGCTGCGACGCCGACCCGGGGTTCATGGCAGATCCGGGAGACCGAACCGTTGCCCGGATTCAGGTTCTCCAACTGGCGGGCTTTTTTCGTCAGCGGGTAGTGCTGTTTATAATAGTCGCGGATCAGAGTCCGGAGCTGGGCGTAGCTCTGTGTGCGTCCAAAGGACTCAATCCACTTATGCTCATCGGGGGGGACCGCCTGCTGTGAAATCTGCCCGCCGATCCAGTCGGTCGGTTCAGTCAGAATCACCGACACGCCGTTGCGGCAAGCTGCGAGGGCGGCAGCACAGCCTCCCAGACCAGCGCCGATCACGACAACATCTGCTTTCAGTTCGCGTGGCATTGCGGCAGCGGCACTACGGGACTGCATGGCCTGCAGAAAACCAAGACTGAAGATACCGGAACCGTAAAAGCCACACTGTTGCAGGAAACGTCGTCGATGCATGAGAATAGATTTCAGAAAACGGGTGAGATTGTCGGTGATGATTGATTAAGATAAGCGAATCACCGGTTTCACAAATAATGCGAGCTGATTTACTTTATCTTGTTTAGTATATCGGAAGCGAGACCGAACGAAAGTGAAGTTGTCTGGTGAATGAATAATCGTGACAAGAAAAAATGGGAGAGACTTTGATGCGGAACATCGCGTGCCTGCTGTTCATCGCCTGGTGTTGTGCTCCCCGGTTGTCGCTGGCGAGTGACTGTTTCCAGATTCGTGTGATCGACGCTGCTACGAAACGGGGCATTCCGCTGGTCGAGTTGAAGACTGTCAATGAGATTCAGTATGTGACCGACAGCAATGGGATCGCTGCGGTAAATGAACCGGGACTGGTGAATCAGGAAGTCTATTTTTTCATTCGCAGTCATGGTTATGAATATCCCGCGGATGGTTTCGGGTATCGGGGCAAGAAGCTGAAAGTGACGTCGGGCGGGAACGCGGTTCTGGAACTGAAACGCATCAACCTGGCGGAACGACTTTATCGCATCACGGGAGGCGGAATCTATCGGGACAGCCTGCTGACGGGAGAACCGGTGCCTTTGAAACATCCGGTACTCAATGCGCAGGTACTGGGATCGGACAGTGTGCAGAACACGTTATTTCAGGGACGGGTCTACTGGTTCTGGGGAGATACGAACCGCACCAGTTATCCGCTGGGGAACTTTCAGGTTCCCGGGGCCATCTCGGAACTGCCCCAGCGGGGAGGCCTGCCGATCGAGCGGGGAATAAACCTGGAGTATTTCGTCGATGAGAGTGGCTTTGCCAGCCAGACCTGCCCGATGCCGGGACCGGGACCGACCTGGATCGATGCGCTGGTGACCTTGGAGGATGAATCGGGTCGGGAGCGTCTGTTTGCGAAATATGTGAAGGTGAAGGCACCACTGACGGTCTACGAACGGGGGCTGGTTGAATTCAATTTAGAATTGAACCAGTTTGAAAAGCGGAAGACATTCGATTTCGACGCACCGCTCTACCCGGTCGGTCATCCGGTGCGGTATGAAATGGAGGGGCGTGATTATCTGCTGTTCGGACTGGAGATCCCCCTGATCCGTGTGCCTGCGACCGTGGATGCCCTGGGAGAACTCAGTGAATATGAAACTTACTCGTATCTCCAGCCGGATGCTAAGAAAGGTCTCTGGACTGTAGACCGCGATGATCGGGGACATGTGAAATACACCTGGCGGAAAGGAGTTCCCCCTTTGAGTTATGAACTGGAGCAGAGGCTGATTGCTGAGCAGCGGCTGCGACCGGAGGAGGCCTTTTTCCAGTTTCGCGATCTAAAAACAAAGCAACGTGTGCAGCTGCATAACAGTTCGGTGGCCTGGAACGCGTATCGTAATAAGTGGACGATGATCGCTTCGCAGAAGAACGGGACCTCGATGCTGGGTGAGATCTGGTATTCGGAAGCTGACAGCCCACTGGGGCCGTGGAAGTGGGGCCGCAAGATCGTGACACACGACAGATACAGCTTTTACAATCCGAAGCAGCATCCCCTGTTTGCCCGGGAAAATGGACGACTGATTTATTTTGAGGGGACTTACACGACGCTCTTCTCGGGGAACAAAGTCAAAACGCCGCGTTACGATTACAATCAGATCATGTATCGCCTGGACCTGTCCGATCCACGACTCACTGCAGACCAGTTCGCGCAATAAAAACACAGAGCCAAGTCCGATCAGGGGCTGACTCTGTGTTTGATCTCAGTCAAACAATCGCGAGCCGCTTACGAATCATCGCCTGTGAGTTTATCGATCAGAAATTCATTCGTGTTTTTGTATTTCTCTGATTTCGACACGCCGGGGATCAAGAGGTGGCATTCCATACCGGACTTATCGGCTTTCTCTTTCATTTTGACACCGTAAACCGGGTGATGAATTCCGTGGCCGGCGTTTTCTGATGGGAGTTTCATATTGTTGCCGTATGTCATCAGCAGTGGTGGGTCGTCCGCGGTCACGTGGTTGTAGGGAGAGAACTCCTTGTACAGAGCTGCGTGCTTTTCGTAGTTGTCCATGACTTCCTGCATGCTTTTACCGCCCACTGATTTGTAAATCATGGCGTGCTTGAGCACGTTCGGACCGAGCCAGGGTTCGATGACTTTGGGGTCGATGGAAGTCTGGCCCCCGCCGACAGCTGCTGCGGTGACCCGCGTTGATTCACGCAGGACCGGGTCTTTCGCTTTGGGATCGGCCATATCATCGTGGCAGAGCAGCCACATGGATGTGCAGGCACCGGCGCTACCTCCCGTCAGGGCGATTTTATTCTTGTTGATGTTCCACTCTTTGGCCTTGTGCCGCAGAAACTGAATTGCCCGCGCCGCATCGTATACAGGAGCGGGCAGCGGTGCTTCCCCCGTCAGGCGGTAATTGACTGCCGCGTAGGAAATGCCTTTGTCGAGAAACGTTTTGATATTGCCGGGCAGACGGGCTTTGTTGCCTCCGATCCAACCACCCCCGTGGATATAAACCAGCAGCGGTCGCGGCCCTTCCCCTTTGGCTTCCCAGAAGTCGAGCTTGTTCATGTTGTAGGGACCGTAGGAAACATCAGCGTAGGTCGGCTTCGGCTGGTCTGCTGCCAGGGCCGTTGAGGTCATCAGTGTCAAAGCCGCAGCGAGCGAAAGAAACAGGCGTTGCATAGGACGAGATCCTTATATCGGGTGAAAATAACCAGAAGGAGTTCTGAAGAAAATGAATTCCTTTCTGATCATCTTGTGCAGTTTTGGGATGGGAATCAAGAATCTAATGCGAGGAGTTCCTTTCAATCGCCGGACGGGCTATGATGCTGGAGTGTGAAGAATGAGCTGCTCTGGAGAAAACAACCGTTGATAAGGGAGAGTGTTTTGATGAAACAATGGTTTCTAAGTGGATTGGTGTGGTTGTGTCTGTTAAGTACATCTCTGCTGCAGGCCGGCGATAAGACACCAGAAGTATCTCCCGCACGCGCCCAACAACTCTGGCAGCAGATCGCTCCCTTTTTTGAACCCGGTGCTGAATTCCAGGGTGACCTGGGGGATTTGAAAACACCGCTGAAATTCTACGATGGGAGTCCGGTGAAGACCAAAGCGGACTGGCAGAAGCGTCGTCAGGAAATTCTCAAGACCTGGCACACAATGATGGGTGGATGGCCGCCCGTGAATGAACATCCCGATGTGAAAACTCTCAAGCAGGAGCAGAAGGAAGGATATACGCAGTACACGGTCCAGTTCGACATTGCTCCCGGGCATCCCAATACCGGTTACCTGTTGATTCCCGATGGTGCGAAGCCGGATCACAGTCGTCCGGCTGTGCTGGTGGTCTATTATGAACCGGAGACTGGTGTCGGCCTGAAAGGCGAAAATCGGGACTTTGCCCGGGCCCTGGCCAAACGGGGTTTCGTGACATTTTCTGTCGGCCATGACTATTCACTCTACTATCCCAATCGCGAGAAAGCGGAGATCCAGCCGTTGTCTGCTTTGGCCTACGGAGCAGCGAATGCCTTTCATGTGCTGGCGAACCGCAGTGAAGTCGATCCCGAACGGATCGGAGTCATGGGGCACTCGTATGGCGGCAAGTGGTCGATGTTCGCTTCCTGTCTGTACGATAAATTCGCCTGTGCTGCCTGGTCGGATGGCGGGATTGTCTTCAATGAAAAGCGTCCCAGCGTGAATTACTGGGAACCCTGGTATCTGGGATATGAAGGGCCGGATTTCCGCAAACGGGGATTACCTACCAAAGAGAATCCACGAACCGGGCTGTATAAACGGCTCGTCAAAGAAGGCCACGATCTGCATGAACTGCATGCGTTGATGGCGCCGCGTCCCTTCCTGGTGTCAGGCGGTTCGGAAGATCCCCCCAGTCAGTGGCGGGCACTGAATCACACGATCGCTGTAAATGATTTCCTGGGATATAAAAACCGGGTCGCGATGACGAATCGTGAGAAGCATTCACCGAACCCGGAATCGAATGAGCAAATCTATCGCTTCTTCGAATACTGGCTGATGCAGGATCAACTGGATCAACAGAAGTAAACTGAACGCATCTGGCGAAACGGTCGAGCGTTATTTCAGATCGAATTCCAGATCGGATGTGCCCCCTTCCGGAACCGTTGCCTTGAAAGGCGAAGTGCCGAAATCGCTGAATTTGTGAGGCAGTTGATTGATGGCACCGACGTCTGCAGGGAATTCGCTTTCGGGAACCTGGGAACCATCGGGCATCACGAAATGTTCGAACAGCACGCGGTAGTTTCCGGGAGGCACGCCGTCGCGGCCGTCCTGGTAGCGGAGCATGAACTGGCCTGACTCATCGGTGGTGCCACGTCCCCCCTGCCCGCCGGTCTGGCCGTCAGGAAAGAAAACCACGGAGACCCCCGGCACTGCTTTGCCCTTAATCTTTACGGTTCCCCAGGTGGGAAAGGTTTTTAATTCATCACGCTTGGTCTCTGAACTGCCGCAGGCAGTCAGGCATAACAACGACAGAACACAAAAAAATCTTACAGCCATGGGATTCGTTTCAAATAATATTTCTGGATGAAAATCAACCGGCGACAATTGTGCCGCCGATTGAAGAGTGAAACTGTCCGTCAGAGATTAAAATTCGCCGAGTACGTTTCCGTCGGCGATATAGGAGAGATAGACCCGCGTGGTGGCGTCAATGTTTTCGCTGATGAACCGGACGGCTCCATCGCCGAGTAGAACATGACAGCCACCCGTGTGAAGACTACCCGAGTAACCCCAGGATGCGAGATTACCTACGGGACCGCTGGAGTACCAGGTATTGATGTTCGCACCCGCGAAGTTGGTACCATTGCCGACCCATTTTGCAAAGCCCCAGGCGGTTCCTTCACCGTTGGCAACCAGACGTGTGGTTTCCACAACAGCGACTGTATTGCTCATGCCGTCTGAGACATCACGGAATTTGGCACACCCGTTGAAACCGAACATCGGTCGGCTGGAAATACCGAGTTCTCCCCAGTTGGTGCAGGTCGAATACTGGCTGTTGGTGCTGAAATCATAGTTCGTGAACACACCCAGCAGAGTTGAGTTCCCCGGGGAAATGGAATAATGGGTGCTGGATGTTGTGCTGTAAACCTCGGGGGTCGCGTCTGACGGACAGTGGAATGCCTTAATGATGGTCGAAACAACTTCGTCATTGGCATTCCCAGAAGCTCCCGGTGCGACAATGTTCCCGCCTGAAGGGTTGTAAGAACCCGAGGCGTAACTTGAGTTGAATTTATTATACAAAGCACTCTGTTCGAGATAGGGTAAGAGCAGCAACCAGCCGCGGTGATTCAGGGTAACTTTACCACCTGTGCTGGCCGAGCCGGCACTACAGGAACCGGAGTGGGAAACAGAGTAAGGCAGCACTCCAAACGTTTCGTTGTAGTTGTGCAGTGCCAGTCCCAGTTGTTTGAGATTGTTCTTACAGGTGGAGCGTCGTGCTGCTTCACGTGCCTGCTGGACAGCGGGCAGCAGGAGCGCAATCAGGATAGCGATGATGGCAATGACCACCAGCAGTTCGATCAGCGTAAATCCTTTACGGCGTGGTTTGGGAAAGGACACAGAGGACTCCTTAAGAAAGAATAATGACGATCGATGAGAGAACAGCCGCACGATCTCTGCCAGTCATGAATGTCTGGCGTGACCGAATTCAGAATGTTCAGTCATTAGAAAAAGATAATAAATATCTTTAAGCAAGCAGCGTGCCAATCAGTGTGATTCGTGTCTCAGTCTGGTCGTTTTTTTGTGCATAATCAGATTAAAATAGAACTTTTGAGTTTTCTTGAGTGAATCCTCGCTGTTGTCCGAATTAGAATGGAACAGTGAAATCGGGCTCTGCTTCAGCTGTTATTGCCTGATTATTGGGCACCATCTCCCACTGACAGTGGATTCTGTCCCGCTTTGAACAGTACTGTAAATTGTTGATTCCCGGCACTTTGTTCTTAACCCAGACGAGGTTCTCACCATGTCGACCACTACTCCGCCCGTCATCAAAAACTTCAAAATGACTGGAATCATTCTCTGTGTGCTCGGGGTGATTTCTCTGATCACACCCGCGGTGGCCGGGACAGCGGTCGTGCTGGTGATTGGTTCCCTGCTGATGTTCGGTGGATTTCTCTACCTGTTTCAGACGTCACAGGCCGGAGACACGTCCGGTAAAATGATGCACATCATCCTCGGGGTTCTGATGATTCTCGGAGGCTTTGGGATCATCAGTCATCCCCTGTTCGGGTTGTCGTTCCTGACATTGATGATGGCGATGTTCTTCCTGTTTGAAGGGACCTGGAAGGTTCTGATGTCCTTCAGTCTCAAGCCCGCTGCAGGTTGGGGACAGGTCCTGTTCAGCGGACTTATCTCACTGCTGCTGGGGGGACTGATCTGGGCTGAGTGGCCTCTCTCCGGGCTCTGGGCCGTAGGAACTCTGCTCGGCGTCGACCTGCTGCTGAC
Coding sequences:
- a CDS encoding NAD(P)/FAD-dependent oxidoreductase — protein: MSETDSCDVLIVGGGPGGSSCAWGLRESGLDVLILDKATFPRDKVCAGWITPAVAELLELDLDDYSHGHVLQPISRFRTGLIGGSTLHTEYPETVSYGIRRCEFDHYLLQRCGARTRLGESFQSLERTADGWLVNGNLSAKMVVGAGGHFCPVAREINDKHAGDHSVVLAQETEVQLTPEQQQRCRVQPDTPELYFCRDFKGYAWCFLKDGYLNVGIGREGEKQLSTARDEFTEYLDREQRVPRDILGKFKGHAYRLYGLQKRTIIDDALLLIGDAAGLASPQSGEGIRPAIESGLMAADVLQNCQPNFEKGQLQVYQDRLLERFGPWPDEPAHSMLPDVFRQFLGRQLMGTQWFTRKVLLDRWFLQQHLPPLVRS
- a CDS encoding cyclopropane-fatty-acyl-phospholipid synthase family protein, with amino-acid sequence MNPINSDFKTRQASSSESSDSEGPVELASQQTPLFQPPPPTSGDSSKLDRWLMRTMLEKAGNPEVEVVLWDGSVITTATSPVSVRAHIRNRSTLYKLLFDPSLYFGDGYSLGTIEVEGGLVEFNEAIDQGTHKIDTQGFYRDRFRRSLSWLKRNTIDAARHNIHHHYDIGNDFYQLWLDEQLAYTCAYFPDPDASLEAAQVAKMDHVCRKVGLKPGGSVVEAGCGWGALAIHMAKHYGVSVRAFNISREQLAYARERARREGLEKQVEFVEDDWRNITGSYDSFVSVGMLEHVGLKNYEELGRVIARCQRPHGRGLIHSIGCNSPRVLDSWTTKRIFPGAHVPSLSEFMRIFEPQKFSVLDVENIRLHYARTLEHWLERYEQNIDQVRDMFDETFIRTWRLYLSASVAAFRSGSLQLFQVVFTNGANNEIPWTRAGLYQDQQSGSVEG
- a CDS encoding DUF1501 domain-containing protein, which codes for MLSIWGPEKKLCDRISRREILKIGALGLGGISLPQLLQAESAAGSSKRHKAVIMIYMCGAPSHQDMYDLKMDAPAEIRGEFRPIDTRVPGFQICEHLPRLGNIAEKIIPLRSVYGSPNGAHDSFICYTGRTTRNQPAGGWPSIGSVVSKIQGAADPAVPPFVGLAPDTGHPPYGSPGLPGFLGVSHSAFRPSGPSRKNMVLNGIDEARLNDRKQLLATFDQFKRDADASGSMQGMDDMNQQVFNILTSNRLVNALDLSQEDPAIRERYGKGDPKNFGDGAPRNLEHFLMARRLVEAGARIVTLNFGRWDFHSNNFGGLKNTHLPQFDQGLATLIEDLHERGMADDVAVVAWGEFGRTPKINKDGGRDHWPAVGAGLLAGGGFKTGQVIGATDRLGAQVADRPIHFGEVFATLYRHLGIDFHGTTIPDLAGRPQYLVDDYEPLHEVL
- a CDS encoding alpha/beta hydrolase translates to MQRLFLSLAAALTLMTSTALAADQPKPTYADVSYGPYNMNKLDFWEAKGEGPRPLLVYIHGGGWIGGNKARLPGNIKTFLDKGISYAAVNYRLTGEAPLPAPVYDAARAIQFLRHKAKEWNINKNKIALTGGSAGACTSMWLLCHDDMADPKAKDPVLRESTRVTAAAVGGGQTSIDPKVIEPWLGPNVLKHAMIYKSVGGKSMQEVMDNYEKHAALYKEFSPYNHVTADDPPLLMTYGNNMKLPSENAGHGIHHPVYGVKMKEKADKSGMECHLLIPGVSKSEKYKNTNEFLIDKLTGDDS
- a CDS encoding DUF308 domain-containing protein, which codes for MSTTTPPVIKNFKMTGIILCVLGVISLITPAVAGTAVVLVIGSLLMFGGFLYLFQTSQAGDTSGKMMHIILGVLMILGGFGIISHPLFGLSFLTLMMAMFFLFEGTWKVLMSFSLKPAAGWGQVLFSGLISLLLGGLIWAEWPLSGLWAVGTLLGVDLLLTGFFLINVGNLPGMPGQDPSATPQDTESPQQ
- a CDS encoding DUF1559 domain-containing protein, producing MSFPKPRRKGFTLIELLVVIAIIAILIALLLPAVQQAREAARRSTCKNNLKQLGLALHNYNETFGVLPYSVSHSGSCSAGSASTGGKVTLNHRGWLLLLPYLEQSALYNKFNSSYASGSYNPSGGNIVAPGASGNANDEVVSTIIKAFHCPSDATPEVYSTTSSTHYSISPGNSTLLGVFTNYDFSTNSQYSTCTNWGELGISSRPMFGFNGCAKFRDVSDGMSNTVAVVETTRLVANGEGTAWGFAKWVGNGTNFAGANINTWYSSGPVGNLASWGYSGSLHTGGCHVLLGDGAVRFISENIDATTRVYLSYIADGNVLGEF
- a CDS encoding prolyl oligopeptidase family serine peptidase; the encoded protein is MKQWFLSGLVWLCLLSTSLLQAGDKTPEVSPARAQQLWQQIAPFFEPGAEFQGDLGDLKTPLKFYDGSPVKTKADWQKRRQEILKTWHTMMGGWPPVNEHPDVKTLKQEQKEGYTQYTVQFDIAPGHPNTGYLLIPDGAKPDHSRPAVLVVYYEPETGVGLKGENRDFARALAKRGFVTFSVGHDYSLYYPNREKAEIQPLSALAYGAANAFHVLANRSEVDPERIGVMGHSYGGKWSMFASCLYDKFACAAWSDGGIVFNEKRPSVNYWEPWYLGYEGPDFRKRGLPTKENPRTGLYKRLVKEGHDLHELHALMAPRPFLVSGGSEDPPSQWRALNHTIAVNDFLGYKNRVAMTNREKHSPNPESNEQIYRFFEYWLMQDQLDQQK
- a CDS encoding FAD-dependent oxidoreductase: MHRRRFLQQCGFYGSGIFSLGFLQAMQSRSAAAAMPRELKADVVVIGAGLGGCAAALAACRNGVSVILTEPTDWIGGQISQQAVPPDEHKWIESFGRTQSYAQLRTLIRDYYKQHYPLTKKARQLENLNPGNGSVSRICHEPRVGVAALQSMLAPLISSGQLTLLINTQPLSAACTGDRIESVDCQIAGSGHPVTLHGTYFVDASEEGDLLPLTKTEYVLGAESQAQTGEPHAPETANKQNIQALTHCFAIDHREGEDHTIDRPAMYDFWKDHVPPLNPAWSGKILSLNYSHPRTLKPKALSFVPSGKERPAPRTKSLNLWLYRRMIDRSNFTPGSYVSDITVVNWPQNDYMLGNITDVTQAEREKQLHAARQLSLSLLYWLQTSAPRPDGGEGWPGLRLRKDIVGTEDGLAKYPYIRESRRIKAELTIKEQDLTYDERLKVQGKDQKPLLAKPFADSVGIGYYHLDLHPSTGGDNYIDMGSVPFQVPLGALIPERVENLIPGCKNIGTTHISNGCYRLHPVEWSIGEAAGALCAHALTSHTTPRQIRNTPQQLEDFQQKLTGQGIELEWSQLS